In the genome of Oncorhynchus masou masou isolate Uvic2021 chromosome 26, UVic_Omas_1.1, whole genome shotgun sequence, one region contains:
- the LOC135514950 gene encoding V-type proton ATPase subunit E 1-like: MALSDADVQKQIKHMMAFIEQEANEKAEEIDAKAEEEFNIEKGRLVQTQRLKIMEYYEKKEKQIEQQKKIQMSNLMNQARLKVLKARDDMISEMLSEARQRLANVAKDPARYPALMDGLVLQGFYQLLETKVTIRCRKQDLQVLQAAIQKTIPSYKAAVKNNIEVRIDQDNFLSPDISGGIEIYNADGKIKVSNTLESRLDLMAQQMMPEIRVALFGQNQNRKFLD, translated from the exons ATGGCGCTCAGCGATGCCGACGTTCAGAAGCAG ATCAAACACATGATGGCCTTCATTGAACAGGAGGCCAATGAGAAGGCAGAAGAAATTGATGCCAAG GCAGAAGAGGAGTTCAACATCGAGAAGGGCCGTCTGGTGCAGACCCAGAGGTTGAAGATCATGGAGTATTATGAGAAGAAAGAGAAGCAGATCGAGCAGCAGAAGAAAAT TCAAATGTCTAACCTGATGAACCAGGCTCGTCTGAAGGTATTAAAGGCTCGCGACGACATGATTTCA GAAATGTTGAGCGAGGCGCGCCAACGGCTGGCCAACGTAGCCAAGGACCCAGCCAGATACCCAGCACTGATGGATGGGCTGGTTCTGCAG GGTTTCTATCAGCTTCTTGAGACCAAAGTGACCATCCGCTGTCGTAAACAGGACCTGCAAGTGCTTCAG GCGGCTATCCAGAAGACTATTCCCAGCTATAAAGCAGCAGTGAAAAACAATATTGAGGTTCGCATCGACCAGGACAACTTCCTGTCCCCAGACAT TTCTGGAGGTATTGAAATCTACAACGCTGATGGGAAGATCAAGGTGTCCAACACCCTAGAGAGCAGACTGGACCTCATGGCTCAGCAG ATGATGCCTGAGATTCGAGTGGCTCTCTTTGGTCAGAACCAGAACCGCAAGTTTTTGGACTGA
- the LOC135514555 gene encoding bcl-2-like protein 13, translated as MSPSCRCVLSPDFLSECTSLTLFQHLSPTYNFQHFTERSQWPVFSLEGKVPAVSRGDDSGEVSSMSGEQKPDWLGLATLHLNQGDSGGSGPWQTESSLVESWSTVGDMIDTEDTKSLDSSDGVVHLAEERSENHSSISDMVHLEREEEEMLAEEEEEDGSLGEEEELQASVMSVLGGERELAELREEELDTQELLPSSEVSADHQETMDLMMSVAEELFVQEEPAEVSHATTVSMPMPVWKLEPPSASSTPVPSIPTLAELHSELQYSMQEQLHPPPVLGPGAPQPPDERQTNSQPESSVSLHAAQETQEIPPVTQEVPPEKTEAEPATWLPATELPVLLCGGAAMVAIVGVLAYGAVAYCRK; from the exons ATGTCACCCTCTTGTCGATGTGTCCTCAGCCCTGACTTTCTGTCCGAGTGCACGTCTCTTACTCTATTTCAACATCTGTCTCCCACCTACAACTTCCAACACTTTACAGAGAGGAGCCAG TGGCCGGTTTTCAGTCTGGAGGGCAAGGTCCCAGCAGTGTCCAGAGGGGATGACAGTGGTGAGGTCAGTTCCATGTCTGGAGAGCAGAAgcctgattggctgggccttgcCACGCTGCATCTGAACCAGGGAGACAGTGGCGGGTCTGGCCCCTGGCAGACAGAGAGCAGCCTGGTAGAGTCCTGGTCCACTGTGGGAGACATGATCGACACCGAGGACACCAAGAGCCTGGACAGCAGCGACGGAGTGGTCCACCTAGCTGAGGAGCGCAGCGAGAACCACTCCTCCATCTCCGACATGGTCCACCTAgagcgggaggaggaggagatgctggcagaggaggaggaggaggacgggagcctgggggaagaggaggagctgCAGGCCAGTGTGATGAGTGTGCTTGGGGGAGAAAGAGAACTGGCTGAGCTCAGGGAAGAGGAGCTGGACACCCAGGAATTATTACCTTCATCTGAGGTGTCAGCTGACCACCAAGAGACTATGGATTTAATGATGTCTGTGGCTGAGGAGCTATTTGTCCAAGAGGAGCCTGCTGAAGTATCCCACGCCACCACCGTCTCTATGCCCATGCCAGTTTGGAAGCTAGAGCCCCCCTCTGCCTCCTCTACTCCTGTCCCCTCAATACCTACACTAGCTGAGTTACATTCAGAACTCCAATACTCTATGCAGGAGCAGCTCCACCCTCCCCCGGTCCTAGGACCAGGAGCACCACAGCCACCAGATGAGAGACAAACTAACAGCCAACCAGAGTCCTCAGTCTCGCTCCATGCTGCCCAGGAGACACAGGAAATCCCACCAGTGACGCAGGAGGTTCCGCCAGAGAAGACAGAGGCTGAGCCTGCTACATGGCTCCCTGCCACTGAGCTACCTGTGCTGCTGTGCGGGGGCGCTGCAATGGTGGCTATTGTGGGAGTGTTAGCTTATGGGGCAGTGGCCTACTGCAGAAAGTAG
- the LOC135514556 gene encoding transcription factor Spi-C-like, producing MISLDNDINQHFQDAIDVIQRHSDDPYCDTEYKYFEPPMRSSIMCCYPITHPSDVPGPYDWNEQMSWPHVVPYDSLGPSVTMDYPQFYSIAPPPRNGKGRKKLRLYEYLHEALGDPNMADSIQWTDRGSSTFHFISKNKEKLAECWGKRKGNRKTMTYQKMARALRNYSRTGEIVKVRRKLTYQFNPSIIQRLGGISHVIPPAGHTEAGHPGREVLLHQQHSPAEQAYYGSAADWHSWYGHYSLQGDCDLATSFTSSTVTKV from the exons ATG ATCTCCCTGGATAATGACATCAACCAGCACTTCCAGGATGCAATTGATGTGATTCAACGGCACTCTGACGATCCGTATTGTGATACAG AGTATAAGTACTTTGAGCCTCCAATGCGATCGAGCATAATGTGCTGCTACCCCATCACCCACCCTTCTGATGTGCCAGGTCCAtatgactggaatgagcagatg TCATGGCCTCATGTTGTACCTTACGACTCACTGGGTCCATCTGTAACCATGGACTACCCCCAGTTCTACTCCATCGCACCACCCCCGAGGAACGGCAAAG GTCGCAAGAAGCTGCGTCTTTATGAGTACCTGCATGAGGCTCTGGGCGATCCCAACATGGCTGACTCCATCCAGTGGACGGACCGTGGCAGCAGCACCTTCCACTTCATCTCCAAGAACAAAGAGAAGTTGGCCGAGTGCTGGGGCAAGCGCAAGGGCAACCGCAAGACCATGACCTATCAGAAGATGGCACGGGCGCTACGCAACTACAGCCGAACGGGCGAGATCGTAAAGGTGCGCCGCAAACTCACCTACCAGTTCAACCCGTCGATCATCCAGAGGCTTGGGGGCATCAGTCACGTCATTCCCCCCGCCGGGCACACCGAGGCTGGCCACCCTGGGCGGGAGGTGCTCCTCCACCAGCAGCATTCCCCAGCTGAACAGGCTTACTATGGCTCTGCTGCTGACTGGCACAGCTGGTATGGACATTACTCCCTCCAGGGAGACTGTGATCTTGCCACAAGCTTCACTTCATCCACAGTCACCAAGGTATGA